A region of Sugiyamaella lignohabitans strain CBS 10342 chromosome A, complete sequence DNA encodes the following proteins:
- the SLM5 gene encoding asparagine--tRNA ligase SLM5 (Mitochondrial asparaginyl-tRNA synthetase; GO_component: GO:0005737 - cytoplasm [Evidence IEA]; GO_component: GO:0005759 - mitochondrial matrix [Evidence IEA]; GO_component: GO:0005739 - mitochondrion [Evidence IEA]; GO_component: GO:0005739 - mitochondrion [Evidence IDA] [PMID 14576278]; GO_component: GO:0005739 - mitochondrion [Evidence IDA] [PMID 16823961]; GO_component: GO:0005739 - mitochondrion [Evidence IMP] [PMID 9030748]; GO_function: GO:0005524 - ATP binding [Evidence IEA,IEA]; GO_function: GO:0004812 - aminoacyl-tRNA ligase activity [Evidence IEA,IEA]; GO_function: GO:0004816 - asparagine-tRNA ligase activity [Evidence IEA,IEA]; GO_function: GO:0004816 - asparagine-tRNA ligase activity [Evidence IDA] [PMID 9030748]; GO_function: GO:0016874 - ligase activity [Evidence IEA]; GO_function: GO:0003676 - nucleic acid binding [Evidence IEA]; GO_function: GO:0000166 - nucleotide binding [Evidence IEA,IEA]; GO_process: GO:0006421 - asparaginyl-tRNA aminoacylation [Evidence IEA]; GO_process: GO:0006421 - asparaginyl-tRNA aminoacylation [Evidence IDA] [PMID 9030748]; GO_process: GO:0070145 - mitochondrial asparaginyl-tRNA aminoacylation [Evidence IMP] [PMID 9030748]; GO_process: GO:0006418 - tRNA aminoacylation for protein translation [Evidence IEA]; GO_process: GO:0006412 - translation [Evidence IEA]) has protein sequence MRTSRAVLASVRTIRSLVESPRLGEDATVNGWVRSVRRMKKVAFADIGDGTSADTLAVVLTPEQSKQLSTGACVQLSGKLSESPGNQKFELQVAEPVPGKPDPVKVLGPADQSYPLQKKFHTAEYLRTIPSFRWKTLGNSSVLRYRSYAQSRIARYFESAGFTQVSSPIITSSDCEGAGEVFTINSGEPDKNQKQPYFFGDKPAYLSVSSQLHLEVYAAALSRVWNMAPAFRAEKSDTNRHLSEFWMVEAELAFTESLKDVMTVAEQMIRAAVPDSAMAIDIIQSNKQSSSTKQETLKQRWQMLSQPKPWARVTYTEAVELLRKEFPSLKWGDSLSSEQEKHLAAHIIQGPVFVTDYPMHQKPFYMKKNAVSDETKATVACFDLLVPEMGELIGGSLREDDHQTLLSAMNDNNMNPDDLEWYLDLRKYGSFPHGGYGMGFERLVCFVCGVENIREAIGFPRWAGSCVC, from the coding sequence ATGAGGACAAGTCGTGCTGTGCTGGCGTCGGTTCGGACGATTAGGTCGCTGGTGGAGAGTCCCAGGTTGGGCGAAGATGCCACCGTGAACGGATGGGTGCGATCGGTGAGACGGATGAAGAAAGTGGCATTTGCAGATATCGGCGACGGAACGTCTGCTGACACATTAGCAGTGGTGCTCACGCCGGAGCAGAGCAAACAACTCAGCACCGGGGCCTGTGTACAGCTTTCGGGAAAGCTGAGTGAATCCCCTGGAAACCAGAAATTCGAGCTGCAAGTGGCAGAACCAGTTCCAGGGAAACCCGACCCAGTTAAGGTGCTGGGTCCTGCCGACCAATCGTATCCATTACAGAAAAAATTCCACACAGCTGAGTATTTACGGACGATTCCGTCGTTTCGTTGGAAGACTCTTGGCAATTCAAGTGTATTGAGATACAGATCATATGCTCAATCGCGTATTGCCAGATATTTCGAGTCAGCAGGATTCACACAAGTCAGTTCACCCATTATCACATCTTCAGATTGTGAGGGTGCTGGTGAAGTGTTCACGATCAATTCCGGCGAACCAGACAAGAATCAGAAACAACCATACTTCTTTGGTGACAAACCGGCATACCTCAGTGTATCCAGTCAATTGCATTTAGAAGTGTATGCAGCTGCTCTGTCACGAGTATGGAACATGGCACCAGCATTTCGTGCCGAGAAAAGCGATACCAACCGCCATTTGAGCGAATTCTGGATGGTAGAGGCCGAGCTGGCATTCACAGAGTCGTTAAAAGATGTCATGACAGTGGCCGAACAAATGATTCGTGCCGCTGTGCCTGATAGTGCCATGGCCATTGATATAATCCAATCCAACAAACAGAGCAGCTCAACGAAACAAGAAACCCTCAAACAGCGATGGCAAATGTTATCACAGCCGAAACCATGGGCTCGTGTGACATATACCGAAGCCGTGGAATTATTACGGAAAGAATTTCCTTCATTGAAGTGGGGAGACTCGCTGTCATCAGAACAGGAAAAGCATCTGGCAGCACATATTATCCAAGGACCAGTTTTCGTAACCGATTATCCAATGCATCAGAAACCTTTTTACATGAAAAAGAATGCTGTATCTGACGAAACAAAGGCAACAGTTGCCTGTTTCGACCTGCTTGTCCCAGAAATGGGCGAGCTCATAGGAGGAAGTCTGCGTGAAGACGACCACCAGACTCTTTTATCGGCCATGAACGACAATAACATGAACCCGGATGACCTTGAATGGTACCTGGACCTCCGCAAATACGGCAGTTTTCCCCATGGCGGCTACGGAATGGGTTTCGAACGTCTGGTATGCTTTGTCTGCGGAGTCGAGAACATCCGCGAGGCCATCGGCTTCCCTCGATGGGCTGGCAGCTGTGTCTGCTAG
- the UPS2 gene encoding Ups2p (Mitochondrial intermembrane space protein; involved in phospholipid metabolism; has role in regulation of phospholipid metabolism by inhibiting conversion of phosphatidylethanolamine to phosphatidylcholine; null mutant has defects in mitochondrial morphology; similar to Ups1p, Ups3p and to human PRELI; UPS2 has a paralog, UPS3, that arose from the whole genome duplication; GO_component: GO:0031314 - extrinsic component of mitochondrial inner membrane [Evidence IDA] [PMID 19506038]; GO_component: GO:0016020 - membrane [Evidence IEA]; GO_component: GO:0005743 - mitochondrial inner membrane [Evidence IEA,IEA]; GO_component: GO:0005758 - mitochondrial intermembrane space [Evidence IEA]; GO_component: GO:0005758 - mitochondrial intermembrane space [Evidence IDA] [PMID 19506038]; GO_component: GO:0005739 - mitochondrion [Evidence IEA]; GO_component: GO:0005739 - mitochondrion [Evidence IDA] [PMID 14562095]; GO_function: GO:0003674 - molecular_function [Evidence ND]; GO_process: GO:0032048 - cardiolipin metabolic process [Evidence IGI] [PMID 19506038]; GO_process: GO:0042407 - cristae formation [Evidence IGI,IMP] [PMID 19221197]; GO_process: GO:2001246 - negative regulation of phosphatidylcholine biosynthetic process [Evidence IMP] [PMID 22403410]; GO_process: GO:0046337 - phosphatidylethanolamine metabolic process [Evidence IGI,IMP] [PMID 19221197]) encodes MKIFSTQHTFAYDWEHVSCANWKKYPNEMSTHVVAVDVLRREIDSTTGVLRTERLITCKQAIPSWVLALVGGTDVSYVREVSEVDPKSRSLTLRSVNLTMNQLLTVYETVNYTPDPANPKQATLFNQEAQITAYASFRRLCSKIEDWTVDRFGQNAALGKKGFESVLSQVAQKVQDGVFRENLAKSA; translated from the coding sequence ATGAAGATTTTCTCTACACAACACACATTTGCCTATGACTGGGAACATGTTTCCTGTGCAAACTGGAAGAAATACCCTAACGAAATGTCTACTCATGTGGTGGCAGTCGATGTTCTTCGTCGCGAAATCGATTCCACAACGGGCGTTCTGCGAACTGAAAGATTGATTACTTGTAAACAGGCCATTCCTTCTTGGGTTCTAGCCCTTGTTGGTGGCACTGATGTGTCATATGTTCGAGAGGTGTCTGAAGTGGACCCTAAATCAAGAAGCTTGACCCTGCGTTCGGTCAACCTGACCATGAATCAACTGCTCACTGTCTACGAAACTGTGAACTATACTCCAGATCCAGCCAATCCTAAACAAGCCACTTTGTTCAATCAAGAGGCACAAATCACAGCCTATGCTTCGTTCCGCCGACTGTGTAGCAAGATCGAGGATTGGACTGTGGACAGATTTGGCCAAAACGCCGCCCTTGGAAAGAAGGGGTTTGAGAGTGTATTGTCACAGGTCGCTCAAAAGGTTCAAGACGGCGTGTTCCGCGAGAACCTAGCCAAGTCTGCCTAA